The proteins below are encoded in one region of Archocentrus centrarchus isolate MPI-CPG fArcCen1 chromosome 13, fArcCen1, whole genome shotgun sequence:
- the her8.2 gene encoding hairy-related 8.2 — protein sequence MTASSMAHNFGKHPSAKEERKLRKPLIERKRRERINNCLDQLKETVIGAFRLDQSKLEKADILEMTVKHLQNIQNNKVNDPTLGLEAQQRYSTGYIQCMHEVHNMLLTCDWMDKTLGSRLLNHLLKSLPRSTDERPLTQPTPRLDVAPPAGQGIPGTPLRGDQFQREAGHQERPALHNSHLGMLEMWRPW from the exons ATGACTGCTTCATCTATGGCGCACAATTTTGGGAAACATCCTAGTgcaaaggaggagagaaag CTCAGAAAGCCGCTCATTGAGAGGAAACGACGGGAGAGGATAAACAACTGTTTGGATCAGCTCAAAGAAACCGTGATCGGAGCGTTCAGGCTGGAT CAATCCAAACTGGAGAAAGCCGATATTTTGGAGATGACGGTGAAACATCTGCAGAACATCCAGAACAATAAAGTTAACG ATCCCACATTAGGCCTGGAGGCGCAGCAGAGATACAGCACAGGCTACATCCAGTGCATGCACGAGGTCCACAACATGCTCCTGACCTGTGATTGGATGGACAAAACTCTGGGCTCCCGTCTACTTAACCACCTCCTCAAGTCGCTGCCCAGGTCCACCGATGAGCGCCCCCTCACCCAGCCCACACCCAGACTCGATGTTGCTCCTCCGGCCGGCCAAGGCATCCCAGGGACACCCCTCAGAGGAGACCAGTTCCAGAGAGAGGCTGGACATCAGGAGAGACCAGCCCTCCACAACTCCCACCTGGGGATGCTTGAGATGTGGAGGCCCTGGTGA